In Zingiber officinale cultivar Zhangliang chromosome 9B, Zo_v1.1, whole genome shotgun sequence, the genomic window acaagtgtgagagcatgcttgcttacaATCCGACCGAACAGCTCGGGAGTCTGGGACATAAgcgcaagagcatgctcacttataacttaatCGATCAGCTCAGGAGTCTGGGACATAGGCATGAGAGTATGCTGGCTTATAACCTAGTCGAACAACTTGGGAATTTAGGACATAAGTGCAAGAGCATACTTACTTATAACCTGTCTGAACGACTCAGGAGTCTTGGACATAGGCATAAGaacatgctctcttataacccgGCCTATTAGGAATTTAGGTAGGGAGTCTGGGACATAGGtacaagagcatgctcacttataatttggtTGAACGGCTCAGAAGTCTGGGACAATAGCGCAAGATCATGTTCTCTTATAACTCATCCAGTAGGCATAAGAGTTTGGGACAGGAGTGAAAGCATGCTCGCTTATCTCCAAGCCGATGGACCCTGGAGTCTGGGACTTAGGCGcgaagagcatgctcacttataactcggctatGAGACACAAGAGTTTGGGAGATAcggtgtatgacctaaatgactTAGAGAAAGGAGGCACTATGTATGGCCTAAATGCCTTGGAACATAGGcgtgagggcatgctcacttataattcggtcGGTTGGCACGAGAGTCTCAGAGGCGCGCTGTATAACCTGAATGCCTTGGAGAGTGGAGGTACAGTGTGTGACCTGAATGCCTTGGAATATGGGCGTGAGGGCATGTTCACTTATAAATTAGTCGGTCGGCACAAGAATCTGGGATAGGTGCGAGAGAAGccttacttataactcgaccgagagGCACGAGAGTTTACCATAGACgcgagagcaaactcacttataactcggtcgaacggtGCGAGAGATTGTGACAGAcgtgagagcaagctcgcttataactcggtcgaacgacGCTAAAGTTTGGaatttctgtattgtcaaaaatAGGGATATATCTTGaactttaaaatataaaattcaaattttgacacatctGTTGAACTGTCCTAAGCAGATAATCTTAAGCTACCACGCAGGGATGGATGAGCCGCTTGATATGACCAAGCTGTCGATTGAACTTTCCACTCAAATTTTTATTGTCAATTGGCTTCTACTTGAGGATGTCGATCATACTTTATGTATGGATGTCAATTGGATGTCTGATCCGGGTGTTTGTTAGTCCCCTCCTACTATGTTCTTGAAGTATATCGTTGGGAGGAGAGAGAGGATGATCATTTATTCGCTTCTCTTGACTCAGCCATTTGATGGACCCTCTTAGTATACTGATGGCATTCGCTGGTAACATGATGAAGAGATTGGTGGTAGTCATAAAAATGTCTATACCTCTCAATCAGTGATTGATCCACTTCCCTCACTGCCCATTAACGGACTGGTGGAAGATTCGGTCAGGAATCTTTAGGGTGTTCTAAAAGTAGTAGCGGTTTCCAACTGGCTTAACCGATCGGAGCTGAGAAAGTCACCTCTTTTCGGGCGGCCTGGGATTCCTATATATTAATGTATCTGACCTCTTTCCCTAGCAGATCGTCGAAGTCCTTTAGGGGTTTTCTGACGATGGCTCAGAAAAATTCTCCTTTTGAAAGGCCTTGGGAGAAAGCGCTTATTAATATCTCGAGAGTGACAGACGGAGCATCTAACGTCACTTGGTTGAATCACTTGATATATGCTCACAGAGATTCATTAGCCCCTTGCTTGAATGTGAACAGATCAGGTTGGTCTTTTGATACCTCCTGCTATTAGCAAAGTGGTACAGGAAGATTTTACGAAAATCTTTGAAGCAACAAATGGACTCAGCTGAGAGCCGACTGAGCCATCTTTATGTCGTGACGGAAAGAGTGGTAAGGAGCACTCGCACTTAACTCCATCCATTTATTAGTGGAGGATGGTTACGTTCTTGAATTTGAGTAGATGATCTGTTGGGTCGATTGCTTCTCCATCTTTTCAATCGCTAATGATCAGAAATGACTTGACAACTTATCTCTCAAAATCTCTTGGAGAACGACATACTTATCTGCTCGGGGGGAGCTACTGCCATCAGAGCTTTCCCCCTTTAGATGTTCCTAGTGGGTGCATTCTCAAAAGATGATTCTTGGGGGGTCTCTGCTCGATCCACACCCTCAAAAGGCGTACGGGATGAGGCCCAGTGATATGCTATCTGGGATGGGGGCATGTGCAGAAGATTGATCGACTGTGCAGGTGCTCGCCTAATGTTTGCCATTGGTGGAGGAGGAATCAGCCGGAACCCAATTCGGCCTTTTACTTGGCTCCCTCATTTGATATAGGTCTCATCATCAATGCAGATGAGTCGTTTGGTAAAGGACCCCTGGATGTTGCTTGTTGTTATTACTGTAGTAACTTTGTGCGCTTGAGCTGTTATTAACAGTGTAAATGCACGAGTGCAGATGCATATGTATTTATACGCATAGGTGGGTGTACCTGGCTAACGGAGAGGACCCCTTTTTATACCGTCTCATAACCTCCGCATAATGAGGCAGTAGAGAATGTCTAGTGTTAGAGTATGTCGGATGGTGGACTATGTACGACAGCTTTCCTATAGGAAGAGGAAGGATCCATTACATGCATGTGAGTAATgacatattccctgacatgttgttacgattccctgacaatGTTGTCTCATAGAGAGAGTCCGATAGACTTTGGGCTAACCGGCTGTAGACTATGAGTCATGCTTATGTGGAAAACTGGCCCTAGATGTCCGACCGACGATGGGGCTGGACATATGTAAGCTGAGGGCCTTGCATTTAGAGAAGTAGGGAGCTGAGCCCCTAAGATCCAACCGGCCTTAAGTTGACCGAGTTTATGTTTGGAGATTTGGAATCTGCTAAGATATTATGTCCGATCGGACTTTATGTTAGGGGTTCATTTTGCACTCGGCCACTATACTTGAATATAGAGTTCAATCCAACTAGATGATGTACCTAGTGTGTCTGATCGGCCTTTTTGTCTGATCAGCTAGAGCACTCAACAGTGGCACTGGACTTATTTCGACAAAGCATCGATACAACCCGAGAATTGACCTCTTCTTAACTTTGACTGTCACATCAACTAACTTTCTTGATGTTGAACCCAACTTTGGAGGTCCCACCTTACTCACCGTATCAAtctaaaaaatattaactccaaaattctagtccaagttcaaaTACATCCGGGAAGAAACAAAGAATTTGTTGGCTATTTATTTTGCTTTTGAAAGAAATAGACATTGGCTTCTGAAAGGAAACACAAGTTGCCATTTGGAAATTCACGGTTCATGAGTACAATATTGTTGTATTCATAATATTCCAATACAAAGATTTCTAAATGTTCAAAAAAATCCTGGTTGGTTTCTCATTTACAAACCCTCCTTCTTACAACCACTTCCAAAGGTGCCACATGAATAATCATAATCCAAAAATAAATTGATTATAATTAAATGTACCAAAGCAAAAAATTTACAGTTTCACGGAGGACAGATGGGTTACTCGTCTCCAAAGCAGTCTTAAAATGCCCGTTTGTAACAGCCAAAGAGTTAAGAATCTCAGCATCAATGAATTCATCCTCTAGATCAATTATGTCCATCTTCTCACCCATACACTGAAGAGCAGCTTCAGTGCACAGAACTGCAAGGTCAGCACCAACACGTCCATGAGTGTCCTTTGCAATTCTTTCCACATCAACCTGCATTACCTAAATCAAACTACATTACATCAATATTTACTGCCACATAAATTGGACAAGTACTAGCATTGGGCAATGGTTGCATACATTATCAGATAGCTTCATGTTCTTAGTAATCCCTGTCCCTTCGGATGGATCTAGTGGCTAGCAtatgaggtgttgtcaccatgaaatctggggttcgaatctcggcaaaactGAGATACATgcctctcttatgtgctagtcactattctaaaagcTAATAGccactcgtgatttacctcctccgtgttaatcTTGAGACAGATTGACGGAAATACTGGGATGAACGTATTCACTTTTTACTATCATGTCCTTAGTAACCCCAATGACAATTACATGAGCACGAGATTTCAACCCGCCCATTAGTGTCAACAATTGAGACACTATGCGACTATCGACTTCCCCATGGGTTCTCTCTCTCTTGGGAGCAATGGAATCAATTTAATGTGGTTAAGCAGTAGACACAGCAGTCACCTGGAGGTGATCGCCGACGGCGGCTGAGCACCAAAGTCAGGTTCTTATGGAACCGCTCCGAAAGCAGAGGAGAAGCAGCTGCCTCTGCCCGATGAATTTGCAGAGGCTAGCGGCAGAAGCGGAGTGGTGGTGCCGGATGAGGGAGGTGCTGCTTCACCAGTCGACGGGCGAGTTCCTGAAGCACTTCGGGTAGAACTGGATATCGGAGAGCATTTGATCCACCGTGCCTATGCTATGCTTTCCGATCTTCTCGGACCAGCCGAAGAACATAAAGCTGGTGCTGGTCACCGACATTGGCAGTGGCGTCGGCGAGTTTCAGTAGGCAACAGGTGGCGAAGGCCATCGAGGGATTGATGGGAGGTGAGATTGGGAGGAAGGTGAGGAAGGAGAAGGTGGAGGTGAGGAAAGCGGTGGAGATGGCGGTGGCGCAGCCAATGGCTTCGTCTTACAAGAACTAGGACCGGTTCGCCGTGGAGGTGCCGGTAGGAATGGCAACGGACGGAGAGGTTGGCCATCCCATCCATGTCCCCGAATTTTTTCTCCACTCCATCCTTAGTTTTTTCGGATTTAAACCCAAAATATCGAGATCAAATACTCATTCCAGTCTCCATCTTCAAATTAAGtttttactattattattttactattaatattaatattttaattttttttaatattaatattattattaatattttaataataataataataatataataataataataataataatattattattattattattattattattatttttgggaCGAGTTGGATGACAATATCTTATATCCACCCTATTTCTAAAAAATTCATTAAATCCATACTTATTTCTGAATAAATTGAAGACCTCATCCCTAGTTTAAGTTTTTCTTAAGAAAAGACACAATTGATCTACTGCGTAAGTAGTCATTCAACTAATAGGAATAAACTTTAATTTCTCGAAACTCAGTTTAGCTTCATTGCTAATTAGAACTTACGCAATACCAACTTATatgtatattttcttattttcaatattttcataaTATTATATTGAAGttcaatattttataaattttcttacatatttaaaagaatttaaataaatcatcctaattttaatcatcataaaatatattatatctaTTGCTTTAAGCACAAATCAGGTTTTATTACTCTTTCACTATTATTTTCACTGTTTGTGTTTGTTGGGACCTTGAAGTCCgctagagagggtgaataacATCTCatccaaatcgatcgcttcttccTATATTGTTTAGTTACGTGAtggaaatacaaataaacaagtagaaagctaatctaaatgtaagacaagaaatgcaaaccaagctacacgatcatttaacgtggttctgagattagggctcctactccacggttgtccataaggtggacgatctcgatccgtcggtggatgactcccagACAAGCTCCGGCTAGGGCACAGTATTgcccttgtgggtggagaaatctcatcacaactctcacaagaacacttgagacgctagggcacatgtagactactaataggggttaaccacctctatttcgccAAACTTAACCaaacttccaatgcttggttatataggccacgagttggaaaaTCCTGTCTACCAATTGActgctaaaaccatcagtcgactgccctatgtggagattcgaccgttacaacccaacggctatataccagtcgactgataattccatcagtcgactgctccatactaaccgaacgaacagaaacattctgttcgtgcccagtcgactgataaaaacaccagttgactgctacagtaacgctaaaGTACCGCTACAGTACTTCTACAATACGCTACAGTGACATTACAATGCTGCTACAGTACCCTAATCCTaagatttaacccccgagtacattcactcagcactcgtcctcgcccgaccaacctagacctagccttctagcctcctccatcaaccttgcgtccctcggatggcTCCCTATCTtttacgtcttgccttctggagcttccatcggccttgtcattgttgtcgggtcttcctttgccaagaggttgtgcctccgagacttcatccattgccaagttacacttggacttacgttgccaagactacatgcttggacttgcacagccaagactcatccttggactttcctctgccaagatcacccttggactttccttgttgtacttgtatcttgtacactcacaatgcatatcaaatacaatattaaagctaacttaaatctttacccaaacatcaaaacctagggtacccagattgctccaataatctcctcctttttgatgtttgacaatccgtttaagttagaaaaacattatagcaatacatatgcaaataaatatgcaatcaacacatgcataaatcatggaacctaatcctaggctcccccttcacctaagctccacCGCAAAAGGCAAATTTTTTCCCTTTACAAATAAATGAGAAATCGCTCCCCTTcatctaagctcccccttgagttaggatttcttgcaaaggtatgtaggtttcccacttaaacctaaatttctccccGTTTgctatacatcaaaaagagctccaacaatatcttaattattggactctttgacctctaatgaccataaacatcatgtattaatctcccataagattacatacatgttcatcaCTCTTTTGGTTATTTTCTAatgctgaaaaatattttcaaaccaTATCAATCAACTGacatcgtcaaaatgagcttacaaagATATTCTGTGCTTAAAATTACTGttatcagttgactggtaactgtaccagtcgacggGTACGCTATTTCTgtaaaaaatcaaccttttctgaccaacttcatAAATACGTCAAAATTTTCACAAAcctctaaaaattctcaaattttatggagaggtataTTTTatccttgtctacttgggaaaaatatatttatcacagatcccaagaatTACACAAAATTTAAagctagctaaatagttcaattgaaccttcacctaaagtcctagttttgtcttcctctttatgtatctgcccatactaaaccataatgcatccctagcatcagtttatatgacatatatatacatcaaaaactaattttcatacaATATGAccacaatgtcatattttcatgcatgaacttaacccaattgtgccaaccaacTACAATAGAGACTCAAATtcatctctaatccctttggcacatattggttcacttgagatcatttatcatatgtcccaaagactctttgagctcttTCTAGAGCTCTTAGTCTTAGCCACCTCTCTAGGTGGCTCATCCACTATGGTTAGGCCActtcgggtgacacttggcctacaaaactcaccttcttaaccttagacaccttgtatttgtttaatttcttcttgtccttaacgtTGGACACTTCATCCTtaccataattatatgtcaccctagcatattccttcttattggccttggatgactttcctttgtccttggtcattcctcccttaccaatgtcatgtgtcacCTTAACACTTGATCTCCTTTTGGTCTTAGAGagacccaatttgatatttttggatctttgaccacccaaatacatgtcaagtcctttaggtccaatgaTGAACCTctttaggactttctccattttctcaagctttgtcttcaaggcttgattttctaattctaaggttctaaccctagagtcaacatgtccaccttgggcatccctagacctacccaccttcctaggcatatgtctccctttcttagGATTAATGCTTAGATTTTCACTCACTTTtcttcccttaggcaaagtggtttgggtcttattaggtctacccttaatgtatgatttcttagggttatctaccgtgttaaccctattcttatcattatacctaaatccataattatgcatgggtaCATAATTTTCAATATTCCTAACAAGCATAAAGGAATTTGAgtttggattaaacttcaaaataggaaTTACTTCAAGTGCTCCTATTTGACTTGAGCTCcttttcttttcccatttcttcaagtgcgccaatttcttgagctctccactcatcacatgtaaagcacctaatgtgcttcttctccttcttcttcctacaacccacattagtttctaaattaactttagtgagtttagggtttaccatcTTTACATTCTTGAGCggaggacacctactcttgtagtgccccatcttaccacactcaaagcatttgatgtggtcctttgtgctcttcttagtAGTTAAGGTgaagggttgagcttccaagatctcctcatccttggattgctcttcttcctcttcacttaaaGATGTGggtggttccacttcttcctcccttaatgatgtggatgatacctcctcatcttccttctcctcctcggatgttgaacacgtgttaacatccgattggtccttctcctcttagaccaatgagtcattctccttgAGCTCCTCCACTACTTGGAGTTTTGTAGGATCTTCATGGAATgtaatgatctttttccaaagatcacttgcattctTGTAATtgcctacactcaacaaaatgttagaaggtaataaattcaatagaagttttgttacctccttatccgcctccaattgctccctttgctccttggtccaatacCGAGGCCGGAGGTGTTTCCCTTttttgtccgttggagcttcaaaagGATCTTCCAATGCGATCCAATGGTTCAAATctatttggaaccaagtctccaagcgtgacctccaatacccgaagtcctcacgctcgtatggaggtgggattcggatgtcccatccgagcggtccctCTGACTCCATCTTCTttctctagccgctctcttggcgattagtccaacaagagctcacctcgctctgataccacttgttggaacctTGAAgcccactagaggggggtgaatagcatctcactcaaatcgatcgcttcttcctacacttgcTAATTACGTAGTGgtaatacaaacaaacaagtagaaagctaatataaatacaagacaagaaatgcaaaccacgctacacgatcatttaacgtggtttggagattaggGCTTTTACTCCACGTCTGTCCATAAGGTgggcgatcccgatccgtcggtggatgactcctcgacaaactccggctagcttatGTAGcttcttatgggtggagaaacctcaacacaactctcacaagaacacttgagacgctagggcacatgtagactactaataggggttaaccacctctatttcgtcaaacttaaccaagcttccaatgcttagttatataggccacgagttagaaaaccccgcctaccagtcgattgctaaaaccatcagtcgactgtcctctatggagattcgaccgttacaacccaatggctatatactagtcgactgatactttcatcagtcgactgctccacactaaccgaatgaacagaagcattctgttcgcgccTAGTCGACTGctcggtcgactgcaccagtcgactgatgaaaacaccagtcgactactacagtaatgctacagtaccGTTACAGTACTTCTACAATACACTACAGTGacactacagtgctgctacagtaaaccctaattctaggatttaactcccgagtacattcactcagcactcgtcctcgcccgaccaacctagacctagccttctagccttctccatcagccttgcgtccctcggatacctccccatccttcacgtcttaccttctagagcttccatcgactttgtcattattgtcgggtcttcctttgccaagaggtcgcgcctccgggacttcatccattgtcaagtcacacttggacttacgttgccaagactacatgcttggacttacaccgccaagactcatccttggactttcttctgccaagatcacacttggactttccttgttgtacctgtatcctgcacactcacaatgcatatcaaatgtaacaataaatctaacttaaacctttgctcaaacttcaaaacctagggtacccagattgctctaaCAATATTATTTTCATTGCTAGCTTTGTTGCTGATTTTGTGTGTTTTAACTTTACACCTTAAATTTATAgtacaaatatatttttaaagaaatatcaatctgagagtcataaaagaaacaaaagaaaaagagtgaaacatattattaaaactcaaaaagGTCTCTTCAATTGAAGATTTAGTTAATGAATTACAAGAAGAAAgtcaagaagaactaaatgatcatgCAATAAATGGGCAACAACTGAGTAattaagaagaactaaatgatcatgCAATAAATTAGCAATAACTGAGTAATCAAGAAGAATTAAATGATCATGCAAACAATGAGCAGAAAGAATTGAGAAAAAATGATGATAATAATCATGCAACGAATGAGCAAGAAAATtaagagaaaatgatgataatgatttgaataTAAAAGTTGTTAATATAATTGAGAATGAAAATGAGTTAGATCAGACTAGTCATGTTTTGGATATATATGATCTAAGATCTTGGAATAAGATTGATAATAAAACAAGAGATCTTTCAGTAGAGAAATGTCCTATAAGAAAAGGTAATCTTAAGTTCCCTATGAATAATCTTTCGAGACATTTTTCATATTCTTATTACACAAGAAAATTATCAAATGAAGAGAATCAAGATAGAAAATGGCTGGTGTACTTGAAAGATACAAACAAAGTATATTGTTTTTATTGCAAATTGTTTAAATTAGTGAACAATAAAAGGTTGCTAGCAAATAAAGGTCTTAATGAT contains:
- the LOC122025677 gene encoding cell division cycle protein 48 homolog, yielding MKLSDNVMQVDVERIAKDTHGRVGADLAVLCTEAALQCMGEKMDIIDLEDEFIDAEILNSLAVTNGHFKTALETSNPSVLRETVNFLLWYI